The proteins below come from a single Ictidomys tridecemlineatus isolate mIctTri1 chromosome 8, mIctTri1.hap1, whole genome shotgun sequence genomic window:
- the Znf292 gene encoding zinc finger protein 292 isoform X2, whose amino-acid sequence MDTTEIQTLLEYAEKWKTSEDPLPLLEVYTVAIQSFVNARPYLTSECENVALVLERLALSCVELLLCLPVELSDKQWEQFQTLVQVAHEKLMENGSCELHFLATLAQETGVWKNPVLCTILSQEPLDKDKVNEFLAFEGPILLDMRIKHLIKTNQLSQATALAKLCSDHPEIGTKGSFKQTYLVCLCTSSPNEKLIEEISEVDCKDALEMICNLESEGDEKSALVLCTAFLSRQLQQGDMYCAWELTLFWSKLQQRVEPSIQVYLERCRQLSLLTKTVYHIFFLIKVINSETEGAGLATCIELCVKALRLESTENTEVKISICKTISCLLPDDLEVKRACQLSEFLIEPTVDAYYAVEMLYNQPDQKYDEENLPIPNSLRCELLLVLKTQWPFDPEFWDWKTLKRQCLALMGEEASIVSSIDELNDSEVYEKVVEYQEESKETSMNGLSGVIGANSGLLKDIGDEKQKKREIKQLRERGFISARFRNWQAYMQYCVLCDKEFLGHRIVRHAQKHYKDGIYSCPICAKNFNSKETFVPHVTLHVKQSSKERLAAMKPLRRLGRPPKISTTHENQKTNTVAKQEQRPIKKNSLYSTDFIVFNDNDGSDDENDDKDKSYEPEVIPIQKPVPVNEFNCPVTFCKKGFKYFKNLIAHVKGHKDNEDAKRFLEMQSKKVICQYCRRHFVSVTHLNDHLQMHCGSKPYICIQMKCKAGFNSYAELLTHRKEHQVFRAKCMFPKCGRIFSEAYLLYDHEAQHYNTYTCKFTGCGKVYRSQSELEKHLDDHSTSPEKTLPPEDQLNSSGDSLQPSKVNQNTEENTEKERSLLPSENNIENSLPADTSNAWDKSKAESVVTKQDQSSSSDLRQANGPLPNGLENPAPTPLLQASEVAVSIKVSLNQGMEDNFGKQENSTVEGTNEPLVTNVNTPVEDTCNDLCHPGFQERKGQNCFNEGQIAQNNLVNSETLKIGDLNPQNLERQVNNLMTFSVQNQAGFQNNLPASKFECEGNVKTPPNLYNLPLKTLESITFVPSPPNPSSSIGTPSVPPKPPVQKFSCQVEGCTRTYNSSQSIGKHMKTAHPDQYAAFKMQRKSKKGQKSNNLNTPNNGKFVYFLPSQVSSNNAFFTPQTKANGNPACSAQLQHVSPSVFPAHLASVSAPLLPSMESVINPNISSQDKSEQSGMLCSQMENLSNSTLPAQMEDLTKTVLPLNIDSGSDPFLPLPAESSSMSLFPSPADSGTNSVFSQLENNTNHYSSQIEGNTNSSFLKGSNGENTVFPSQVNVANDFSNTSAQQSAPEKVKKDRGRGPNGKERKPKHNKRAKWPAIIRDGKFICSRCYRAFTNPRSLGGHLSKRSYCKPLDGAEIAQELLQNNGQPSLLASMILSTNAVNLQQPQQSTFNPEVCFKDPSFLQLLAAENRSSTFLPNTFPRSGVNNFNTSVSQEGSEIIKQALETAGIPSTFEGAEILSQVVPTSCISDTAQVNATVMPNPTVPPLLQTVCHSNTLLTNQNQTPNSKTSTVEECSSLPVFPTNDLLLKTVENGLCSSSYTNSTGPSQNFTNNSSRVSVINGPQNTRSSHLNKKGNSASKRRKKVAPPLIAPNASQNLVPSDLTTMGLIAKSIEIPATNIHSNVIPNCEPQSLVENLTQKLNNVDNQLFMTDVKENFKTNIESHSVLAPLIKTENGDSQMMALNSCTTSVNSDLQISEDNVMQNFEKTLEIIKTAMNSQILEVKSGSQGAGETSQNTQINYNIQLPSVNPVQNNKLPDSSQFSSFVSVIPTKSNIPQSEVLHKEDQIQEILEGLQKLKLENDLSTSSQCILINTSVTLTPAPVKPVPTVTVVQPVSEMIHIQFSDKVNKPFVCQNQGCNYSAMTKDALFKHYGKIHQYTPEMILEIKKNQLKFAPFKCVVPTCTKTFTRNSNLRAHCQLVHHFTTEEMVKLKIKRPYGRKSQNENLSAPRITQVKKQPGITEENKRECQPTLELGSATENALSNVAVIPEKQLVEKKSPEKTENSSQLVAVTSDQYNINSLTNIQTKGRKIRRHKKEKEEKKRKKPVSQSLEFPTRYSPYRPYRCVHQGCFAAFTIQQNLILHYQAVHKSDLPAFSAEVEEENEAGKEIEETETKQTMKEFRCQVSDCSRIFQAITGLIQHYMKLHEMTPEEIESMTASVDVGKFPCDQLECKSSFTTYLNYVVHLEADHGIGSRTSKTEEDGIYKCDCEGCDRIYATRSNLLRHIFNKHNDKHKAHLIRPRKLTPGQENISSKANQERVKSKHRGTKHSRCGKEGIKMAKTKRKKKNNLENKNAKIVQIEENKPYSLKRGKHVYSIKARNDALSECTSRFVTQYPCMIKGCTSVVTSESNIIRHYKCHKLSKAFTSQHRNLLIVFKQCGNSEIKENSEQEGTMNDVKDSDTCVSETNENSRTTTAPQKEVEKNEKDEMDELTELFITKLINEDSTTVETQANTSSNVNNSFQENNPSQSERQKASNLKRVNKEKNVSQNKKRKVEKAEPELTVKLSNMHKEEETAVAIQTTEEHPASFDWSSFKPMGFEVSFLKFLEESAVKQKKSTDKDHPNSGTKRGAHSNSRKNTDKTLMTSGNHVCSCKESEIFVQFANPSQLQCSDNVKIVLDKTLKDCTELVLKQLQEMKPTVSLKKLEVHSNDPDISVMKEISIGKATGRGQY is encoded by the exons ggaactCACTCTCTTTTGGAGTAAATTACAACAAAGAGTAGAACCATCTATACAAGTGTACCTAGAAAGGTGTCGTCAACTTTCTTTGTTAACAAAGactgtatatcacattttcttcctgATTAAAGTTATTAATTCAGAG aCTGAAGGGGCTGGACTTGCTACCTGTATAGAATTATGTGTCAAAGCTCTTCGCTTAGAATCTACAGAAAATACTGAAGTGAAAATATCCATTTGCAAGACCATTTCATGTTTATTGCCTGATGATCTGGAAGTTAAACGTGCTTGTCAACTGAGTGAATTTCTTATTGAACCTACAGTAGATGCGTACTATGCTGTGGAAATGTTGTATAACCAGCCAGACCAGAAATATGATGAAGAAAATCTTCCAATACCAAATTCTCTACGCTGTGAGCTCTTACTTGTTTTGAAAACTCAGTGGCCCTTTGATCCAGAATTCTGGGATTGGAAAACTTTAAAACGACAATGTCTTGCACTAATGGGAGAAGAAGCATCCATTGTGTCTTCAATTGATGAATTAAATGACAGTGAAGTATATGAGAAAGTAGTAGAGTACCAGGAGGAGAGTAAAGAAACTTCTATGAATGGACTTTCTGGAGTAATTGGTGCTAATTCTGGCCTTCTTAAAGATATTGGTGATGAAAAACAGAAGAAGAGGGAGATAAAGCAATTAAGAGAAAGGGGATTTATATCTGCTAGGTTTAGGAATTGGCAGGCCTATATGCAGTATTGTGTGCTATGTGACAAAGAATTCCTTGGTCACAGAATAGTACGACATGCTCAGAAGCATTACAAAGATGGGATTTATAGTTGCCCTATTTGTGCAAAGAACTTTAATTCTAAAGAAACTTTTGTCCCTCATGTCACATTGCATGTTAAACAATCTAGTAAAGAGAGACTAGCAGCCATGAAACCACTAAGAAGATTGGGAAGGCCTCCTAAGATTTCGACCACCCATGAGAATCAGAAGACTAATACTGTGGCTAAACAGGAACAGCggccaataaaaaagaatagtcTCTATTCAACAGATTTCATAGTGTTTAATGACAATGATGGCTCAGATGATGAGAATGATGACAAAGATAAATCTTACGAGCCAGAAGTAATCCCAATCCAGAAACCAGTACCTGTTAATGAATTTAATTGCCCTGTAACTTTTTGTAAAAAGGGCTtcaagtactttaaaaatttaattgctCATGTAAAGGGGCATAAGGACAATGAAGATGCCAAGCGCTTTCttgaaatgcaaagcaaaaaagTTATTTGCCAGTACTGTAGAAGACATTTTGTAAGTGTTACTCATCTCAATGATCACTTACAAATGCACTGTGGCAGTAAACCATATATCTGCATTCAGATGAAATGTAAGGCTGGTTTTAATAGTTATGCAGAACTTTTAACCCACCGAAAGGAGCATCAAGTCTTTAGAGCAAAGTGCATGTTTCCTAAATGTGGCAGAATTTTTTCTGAAGCTTATTTACTATATGATCATGAAGCACAACATTATAATACCTACACTTGTAAGTTTACGGGTTGTGGTAAAGTTTATCGTTCTCAGAGTGAGCTGGAAAAGCACCTGGATGATCATAGTACTTCTCCTGAAAAAACACTGCCTCCTGAAGACCAGCTTAATTCATCTGGAGATTCTCTTCAGCCTTCCAAAGTGAATCAGAACACAGAAGAGAATACTGAGAAAGAAAGATCTTTGCTTCCTTCAGAGAATAACATTGAAAACAGCTTACCAGCAGATACAAGTAATGCTTGGGATAAAAGCAAAGCAGAGTCAGTTGTGACCAAACAAGACCAGAGTTCTTCCTCTGACCTCAGGCAAGCTAATGGACCATTGCCAAATGGTTTAGAAAACCCTGCTCCTACTCCTCTTCTTCAAGCCAGTGAAGTAGCGGTATCCATCAAAGTATCTCTGAATCAGGGGATGGAGGATAACTTTGGGAAGCAAGAAAACTCAACTGTGGAAGGCACCAATGAGCCACTGGTCACAAATGTAAACACACCAGTTGAAGATACTTGTAATGATTTGTGCCATCCAGGTTTccaagagagaaaaggacagaaTTGCTTTAATGAAGGCCAGATTGCTCAGAATAATCTAGTAAATTCAGAAACCCTTAAAATAGGTGACCTTAATCCACAAAACTTAGAAAGACAAGTGAACAATTTGATGACCTTTTCTGTACAAAATCAGGCAGGATTTCAAAACAATTTACCAGCTTCTAAGTTTGAATGTGAAGGTAATGTTAAAACACCACCCAACCTTTATAACTTACCTCTTAAGACATTAGAAAGTATCACATTTGTTCCATCACCGCCTAACCCAAGTAGTTCAATAGGAACTCCATCAGTGCCTCCAAAACCTCCAGTTCAGAAATTCAGCTGCCAGGTCGAGGGATGTACACGAACCTATAATTCTTCACAGAGTATTGGGAAACACATGAAGACTGCACACCCTGACCAATATGCTGCATTTAAAATGCAGCGAAAAAGTAAAAAAGGTCAGAAATCTAATAACTTAAATACACCCAATAATGgaaagtttgtttattttttaccatCACAGGTGAGCTCTAATAATGCATTTTTTACACCACAGACCAAAGCCAATGGGAATCCTGCTTGTTCAGCCCAGTTGCAACATGTCTCACCTTCAGTTTTTCCAGCTCATTTAGCCAGTGTGTCAGCTCCATTGTTGCCCTCGATGGAAAGTGTCATAAACCCAAATATATCTTCTCAGGATAAAAGTGAGCAAAGTGGTATGCTGTGTTCTCAAATGGAAAATTTATCAAATTCAACCTTGCCAGCACAAATGGAAGATCTAACCAAAACAGTTTTGCCTTTGAATATTGACAGTGGTTCAGATCCTTTCCTTCCTTTACCTGCAGAAAGTAGTTCAATGTCTCTATTCCCTTCACCAGCAGATAGTGGGACAAATTCTGTTTTTTCCCAACTGGAAAATAATACAAATCATTATTCCTCACAGATTGAAGGAAACACTAATTCCTCTTTTCTAAAGGGGAGTAATGGTGAAAATACAGTTTTTCCTTCACAAGTAAATGTTGCAAATGACTTCAGTAACACCAGTGCCCAGCAATCTGCAcctgaaaaagtgaaaaaagaccGAGGGCGTGGCCCaaatgggaaggaaagaaaacccaAGCACAACAAAAGGGCTAAATGGCCTGCAATTATCAGAGATGGAAAATTTATCTGTAGCAGGTGTTATAGAGCTTTTACTAATCCAAGGTCACTGGGTGGACATTTATCTAAGCGATCTTATTGTAAACCACTGGATGGAGCAGAAATTGCTCAAGAACTTCTACAAAATAATGGACAGCCTTCTCTTCTTGCCAGCATGATTCTGTCCACAAATGCAGTAAATTTGCAGCAGCCACAACAGTCTACCTTCAATCCAGAAGTGTGTTTTAAAGATCCATCATTCCTACAGCTTCTTGCTGCTGAAAATCGCTCATCAACATTTTTACCAAATACATTTCCTCGATCTGGTGTGAATAACTTTAATACCAGTGTTAGTCAAGAAGGAAGTGAAATTATTAAACAGGCTTTAGAGACTGCTGGCATTCCCAGTACCTTTGAGGGTGCCGAAATACTTTCTCAGGTTGTTCCAACAAGTTGTATCTCAGATACAGCACAAGTAAATGCAACAGTGATGCCAAATCCAACTGTACCACCCTTGTTGCAGACTGTATGCCATTCAAATACCCTCCTGACAAACCAGAATCAGACACCAAACTCCAAAACTTCCACCGTGGAGGAATGTAGCAGTTTGCCTGTTTTTCCAACAAATGACTTACTACTGAAGACTGTTGAAAATGGTTTGTGCTCTAGTTCATATACTAATTCTACTGGTCCATCACAAAATTTTACCAATAACAGTTCACGTGTTTCAGTTATAAATGGTCCTCAGAACACAAGATCCAGTCacttaaataaaaagggaaatagtGCTtctaagagaagaaagaaagttgctCCTCCACTAATTGCACCTAATGCTTCCCAAAACTTAGTACCCAGTGACTTAACAACAATGGGACTTATAGCAAAGAGTATTGAGATCCCTGCTACTAATATTCATTCAAATGTAATTCCAAATTGTGAACCTCAGAGTTTGGTGGAAAATCTAACACAGAAATTAAATAATGTTGACAATCAGTTGTTTATGACTGATGTAAAAGAGAACTTTAAAACCAATATTGAGTCCCATTCAGTGTTAGCCCCtttaataaaaactgaaaatggtgATTCCCAGAtgatggctttgaattcatgcACAACTTCAGTGAATTCTGATTTGCAGATTTCTGAAGACAATGTTATGCAGAACTTTGAAAAGACTCTTGAAATTATTAAAACTGCTATGAATTCTCAAATACTTGAGGTAAAAAGTGGATCTCAGGGTGCTGGTGAAACATCACAGAATACTCAAATTAATTATAACATTCAGCTTCCTTCAGTGAATCCTGTACAAAATAACAAATTACCCGATTCTTCTCAGTTTTCCTCTTTCGTAAGTGTAATACCAACCAAAAGTAACATTCCTCAGTCTGAAGTATTGCATAAAGAAGATCAAATACAGGAAATTTTAGAAGgcttacaaaaattaaaattagaaaatgaccTGTCCACTTCATCCCAGtgtatattaataaatacatcagTGACACTGACTCCTGCTCCTGTTAAACCAGTTCCAACTGTCACAGTTGTTCAGCCAGTTTCTGAAATGATACACATTCAGTTTAGTGACAAAGTTAATAAACCCTTTGTGTGTCAAAACCAAGGCTGTAACTACAGTGCTATGACAAAGGATGCACTGTTCAAGCACTATGGTAAAATCCACCAGTATACTCCAGAGATGATTCTTGAAATTAAGAAGAATCAGTTGAAATTTGCTCCATTTAAATGTGTAGTACCTACATGTACAAAAACATTTACAAGAAATTCTAATCTCCGGGCACACTGTCAGTTGGTGCATCATTTTACAACAGAAGAAAtggtaaagttaaaaataaaaaggccttatggaagaaaatctcagaatgaAAATTTGTCAGCCCCACGAATTACACAAGTGAAAAAACAGCCAGGTAtaacagaggaaaacaaaagggaATGTCAGCCTACCCTAGAATTGGGATCAGCAACAGAAAATGCTCTCAGTAATGTAGCAGTGATCCCAGAAAAACAACtcgtagaaaaaaaaagtcctgaaaagacagaaaattctTCACAACTGGTTGCAGTTACTTCTGACCAATATAATATCAATTCTCTCACAAATATACAAACCAAAGGACGGAAAATTAGGaggcataaaaaagaaaaggaggagaaaaaacgGAAGAAGCCAGTTTCCCAATCCCTTGAATTTCCAACAAGATATAGTCCCTATAGACCTTATCGATGTGTTCACCAGGGATGCTTTGCTGCCTTTACAATACAGCAAAACTTGATTCTTCATTATCAGGCTGTACATAAATCAGATCTTCCTGCATTTTCtgcagaggttgaagaagaaaatgaagctggtaaagaaattgaagaaactgaAACTAAACAAACCATGAAAGAATTTCGATGTCAGGTGAGTGACTGTTCTCGAATTTTCCAAGCAATTACTGGCCTAATACAACACTACATGAAACTTCATGAAATGACCCCTGAGGAGATTGAAAGCATGACTGCCTCTGTGGATGTTGGGAAATTTCCATGTGACCAATTAGAGTGTAAATCTTCATTTACAACATATTTGAATTATGTTGTTCATCTTGAGGCAGACCATGGAATTGGATCAAGGACAAGTAAAACCGAAGAAGATGGCATATATAAGTGTGATTGTGAAGGCTGTGACCGTATATATGCAACTCGGTCTAATCTCCTCCGACACATTTTTAATAAGCATAATGACAAACATAAAGCTCACTTGATTCGCCCAAGAAAATTAACACCTGGCCAGGAAAATATATCAAGCAAGGCAAACCAAGAAAGAGTAAAGTCTAAACATCGGGGAACAAAACATAGCAGATGTGGAAAGGAGGGAATCAAAATGGCTaagaccaaaagaaagaaaaaaaataatttagaaaacaagAATGCAAAGATTGTgcaaattgaagaaaataagcCTTATTCTCTGAAACGTGGAAAGCATGTATATTCTATAAAGGCTAGAAATGATGCCTTGTCTGAGTGTACAAGCAGGTTTGTAACCCAGTATCCATGTATGATAAAGGGATGTACTTCAGTTGTTACAAGTGAAAGCAATATAATTAGACATTATAAATGTCATAAATTATCTAAGGCATTTACATCACAACACCGCAATCTTCTCATTGTTTTCAAACAGTGTGGCAActcagaaataaaggaaaattctGAGCAAGAAGGTACTATGAATGATGTGAAAGATTCTGACACATGTGTATCAGAGACCAATGAAAACTCAAGAACAACTACTGCTCCACAGAAGgaagttgaaaaaaatgaaaaagatgaaatGGATGAGCTAACGGAATTGtttattacaaaattaataaatgaagacAGCACAACTGTGGAGACCCAGGCTAATACCTCTTCAAATGTAAATAACAGTTTTCAGGAAAATAATCCCTCCCAGTCAGAAAGACAAAAAGCAAGCAATCTGAAGagagttaataaagaaaaaaatgtctcacaaaataagaaaaggaaagttgAAAAAGCCGAACCAGAACTAACAGTTAAGTTAAGTAACATgcataaagaagaagaaactgcTGTTGCAATTCAAACCACTGAGGAGCATCCTGCTTCTTTTGACTGGAGCTCATTTAAACCAATGGGATTTGAAGTATCATTTTTGAAGTTTCTTGAGGAGTCTGCagtgaaacagaagaaaagtacCGACAAAGACCATCCAAATAGTGGAACTAAAAGAGGAGCCCAttcaaattcaagaaaaaatactgataagACGCTTATGACTAGTGGAAATCATGTGTGCTCTTGTAAAGAAAGTGAAATCTTTGTACAGTTTGCCAATCCATCACAGCTTCAGTGCAGTGATAatgtaaaaattgttttagaCAAGACTCTTAAAGATTGCACTGAGCTTGTCTTAAAGCAACTTCAGGAAATGAAACCTACCGTCAGTCTGAAAAAACTTGAAGTACATTCAAATGATCCAGATATATCTGTAATGAAAGAAATCAGTATAGGTAAAGCCACAGGCAGGGGGCAGTACTGA